tcTGCTTCAAATCTCAAGCACCACAAAAATGGTGAACCAAATTCCAAGAAAGCAAAAAGTATGGACATGGCATCACCATCATCCCTTGTTTACCGTACCAAAGCTGCCAAGTGTACCCAAGTTTTCATCAACCCACAGCCACACAAAGTCCTACTTGGTCATGAGCATCAACACTGCACTGAAGAAACAAACACAGTACTAATGTTTGATGACAAGCCAGCAGCTATGGATGATGACCACATTAATAGGACACTTTCGTTTTCTTCATTCTCTAATATCAATGCTGATCAAGAAAATTCAACCTCGGATTTTTTGGTGGATTTTGACATGAACGAGATTAGCATAGCCAGTCTTCTGAATTCGGATTTCCCTGAAATTAATCGCGATTACTTGAATCATAATAACAGTGACACTATCACGTCACATTTTGTAGATGAAACCGCTCAATTTTTTTCAGAGGAAATGCTGCAACATTGGAATAATGGTGGTAGCGATGATGGTGATAATCAAGTTCAAGTTCAGCCAAATTTGGCTCTCAATTTCCATTCCTTCACTTCTTTTCTGGGTTCTGATCATCAAGGGGAAGAATGGCTTGGAGTTGGAGAGAGTAGTTGAATAATATTTCCTTATTATATCAATATATTTAACTGTGCCACTTATGTATTTTTCTCGTGTTCCGTACTTGAAAAGAAACCTAACCATTTAAGTTGTACTAAATAATTGTAGGAGGACCCTTAATTATATAAATAAGAATCGAATAATATATTGATGGTGTCATCTTGTCTCCATTATGTCctacttttctt
Above is a window of Malus sylvestris chromosome 15, drMalSylv7.2, whole genome shotgun sequence DNA encoding:
- the LOC126601146 gene encoding transcription factor MYB1-like isoform X2, which produces MGRSPCCAKEGLNRGAWTAHEDKVLTQYIKLHGEGRWRNLPKKAGLKRCGKSCRLRWLNYLRPDIKRGNISPDEEELIIRLHKLLGNRWSLIAGRLPGRTDNEIKNYWNTNLGKKVPDQQQQRSASNLKHHKNGEPNSKKAKSMDMASPSSLVYRTKAAKCTQVFINPQPHKVLLGHEHQHCTEETNTVLMFDDKPAAMDDDHINRTLSFSSFSNINADQENSTSDFLVDFDMNEISIASLLNSDFPEINRDYLNHNNSDTITSHFVDETAQFFSEEMLQHWNNGGSDDGDNQVQVQPNLALNFHSFTSFLGSDHQGEEWLGVGESS
- the LOC126601146 gene encoding transcription factor MYB1-like isoform X1; translation: MGRSPCCAKEGLNRGAWTAHEDKVLTQYIKLHGEGRWRNLPKKAAGLKRCGKSCRLRWLNYLRPDIKRGNISPDEEELIIRLHKLLGNRWSLIAGRLPGRTDNEIKNYWNTNLGKKVPDQQQQRSASNLKHHKNGEPNSKKAKSMDMASPSSLVYRTKAAKCTQVFINPQPHKVLLGHEHQHCTEETNTVLMFDDKPAAMDDDHINRTLSFSSFSNINADQENSTSDFLVDFDMNEISIASLLNSDFPEINRDYLNHNNSDTITSHFVDETAQFFSEEMLQHWNNGGSDDGDNQVQVQPNLALNFHSFTSFLGSDHQGEEWLGVGESS